The sequence TTCTTGGAATGTTGCTGGCGAAGACGCTGTACGTGAGTACAAGAAAGGCGACGAAATCTCAGCAGTTGTTCTAGCAGTAGATGCAGAGCGTGAGCGTATTTCTCTTGGCGTTAAGCAAATGGAAAACGACCCGTTCAACGCATACGTTGCTGACAACAAGAAAGGTGTTCTTGTAAACGGTACTGTTACTGCAGTTGACGCGAAAGGCGCTACTATCGAGCTAATCGAAGGCGTTGAAGGTTACATCCGCGCTTCTGAAGTTTCTCGCGACCGTATCGAAGATGCATCTCTAATCCTAAGCGTTGGCGACAGCGTTGAAGCGAAGTTCACTGGTGTAGACCGTAAGAACCGCGTAATCAACCTATCTATCAAAGCTAAAGATGAAGCTGATGAGCAAGAAGCAATGGCTTCACTGAACAAGTCTGAAGAAGGCGCGTTCGGTAACGCAATGGCAGACGCATTCAAAGCTGCTAAAGGCGAATAATTTAATTTTTCGCTAAGAAAGGAGCCGTAAGGCTCCTTTTTTTTTGCTTATTTTTCCGATAGGTCTATAATTTCTAAAAAGAAAACCAACGAGGGTAACTATGACTAAGTCTGAATTGATTGAAAGACTGTGCGCTGAGCAAACGCATCTTTCTGCAAAAGAAATTGAAGACGCTGTAAAAGACATTTTAGAGCATATGGCTTCAACACTAGAAAGTGGTGATCGAATCGAAATTCGCGGTTTTGGCAGCTTTTCTCTGCATTATCGTGAGCCTCGTGTTGGACGTAACCCAAAGACTGGTGACAAAGTAGAGTTAGAAGGTAAATACGTTCCTCACTTCAAACCAGGTAAAGAG is a genomic window of Vibrio sp. ED004 containing:
- the ihfB gene encoding integration host factor subunit beta, giving the protein MTKSELIERLCAEQTHLSAKEIEDAVKDILEHMASTLESGDRIEIRGFGSFSLHYREPRVGRNPKTGDKVELEGKYVPHFKPGKELRERVNSGM